The following are encoded together in the Cerasicoccus sp. TK19100 genome:
- a CDS encoding DUF4159 domain-containing protein: protein MRNAFQIIVIATLILAAPLMAVVKTPNMSSFSVTQLVQGPLLQRNYPDALPTLIETINDSTTFDISLDPVFIESFADPKLLQHPICYVNFGDRPDWELTEEEKDNLKGFLDRGGFLYIDAGINADFLRESNPAYSQSHSFAEWRVSPEIEAVFRDIYPGERFRALPRDHSLFRAFHAGLPDAAVLPETVRDFVVNEKWPQGTYSAMGLDVNGRLAVLCMPILAMGWGQNEMDQWTTFIGFRIREGAEGLSERLSEAAYTGTRFEAIREDGRTDVIYTQQEAMPAWVQEPGGDWRVFRYYYTPEISDYAHRFYTQLGVNIFVYAFTR from the coding sequence ATGCGCAACGCTTTCCAAATCATCGTTATCGCCACCCTGATCCTGGCTGCGCCGCTGATGGCAGTGGTCAAGACACCGAATATGTCCAGCTTTTCGGTGACTCAGCTCGTGCAGGGGCCGCTGCTTCAGCGTAATTACCCGGATGCGCTCCCCACGCTGATTGAGACCATCAACGACTCGACCACGTTCGATATCAGTCTGGACCCGGTTTTCATCGAATCTTTCGCGGACCCCAAGCTGCTACAGCACCCGATATGCTACGTCAACTTCGGCGACCGGCCCGACTGGGAGCTCACCGAGGAAGAAAAAGACAACCTCAAGGGCTTCCTCGACCGTGGCGGTTTTCTCTACATCGACGCCGGGATCAATGCCGACTTTCTTCGCGAATCCAACCCCGCCTACAGCCAGAGCCACAGCTTTGCCGAGTGGCGCGTGAGCCCCGAGATCGAGGCCGTCTTCCGCGACATTTACCCCGGCGAACGCTTTCGCGCCCTGCCCCGCGACCACTCGCTATTCCGCGCGTTTCACGCGGGCCTGCCCGATGCCGCCGTCCTGCCCGAAACCGTGCGCGATTTCGTGGTCAACGAAAAGTGGCCGCAGGGCACTTACTCCGCGATGGGGCTCGACGTCAACGGACGCCTGGCCGTGCTTTGCATGCCAATCCTCGCCATGGGCTGGGGTCAGAACGAAATGGACCAGTGGACCACCTTTATCGGCTTTCGCATTCGCGAAGGAGCCGAAGGTTTGTCCGAGCGCCTGTCCGAGGCGGCTTATACGGGCACACGTTTTGAAGCCATCCGCGAAGATGGCCGCACCGACGTCATCTACACCCAGCAGGAAGCCATGCCCGCCTGGGTGCAAGAGCCTGGCGGCGACTGGCGCGTGTTTCGCTACTATTATACGCCCGAGATCAGCGACTACGCCCACCGCTTTTACACGCAGCTTGGCGTGAATATTTTCGTCTACGCGTTTACTAGGTAA
- a CDS encoding InlB B-repeat-containing protein, protein MEDFSDGIDYEKWRHYADINVGRIQIVDGRLRMDSYHTTDSLNESVLTVDLSKVISAELSFQQANTEDVENELPITFSGKYKGDGVSISIDGSTWYTIISGAELKVTSLTSYTIDLTAKREEIRNTYDPNFDFGTNLQIKFQQFESYGTPDKDRDWDNIRIDAILEDPILTIAIDDILEGHGINPATISIDITPRDDLDVILSADPLLNLPAMVTIPAGQKSVEFSVSVEDDNVAQGAREVTISATTVEHSTDTKVITIHDDESPYSVVFDLDDKSVLADGELTQQVIGLGSAIEPKLLPQADWHFNGWDKDFDVVTSDMTITAEYLAKHNVTFDLGDYGTLAAGDLTQKIPEGGTAIAPALSLTGEKLFAGWGQDYSNITNNLSITANYVEPTMATISETKVPGSKRYIATSGYSVSISGNTSIVGAIRDDNTVDVVGGSVYVYVRNVVDWVEEARLNASDTEKGDKFGYSIDISGDTAIIGAPGHDSTGCAYIFVRNNGVWTEQAKITPSDQLEWQTGFGDCVGISGNTAVIGSLLNASVYVRDSQGKWTEQAVLNSSGSASSSFGRAVGINDDTIIVGAPSGKGIAYVFVRKDNIWTQQAELIQSDRAESNGNPVVSSFGYSVSISGDTAVISAPWKDSGSAYIYVRNADTWTEQAKLEPSDGMLDDRFGQSVSISGDIVVVGSYQDGNDSGSAYMFIRNNDIWSEKTKLMASDAAKNDNFGQSVSICGDTTIIGSPNDDDYAISSGSAYIYDLVVQPLFVTFNLSNKAIRTGGGEINQQVQYGADAYVPVFTTNPGWVFDGWDADFERLTFDKIINGLFSYQSIDSDSDNIMDGWEIVHLGSTSVSDGTTDSDGDGVLDYSEYVAGSNPLDPRSYFMVDDEYISNTNGQISLRVKTSRDISNRKYRVLYSHDMKKDSWIELTETNISPRSQDYIDVSFTPPGNGTEYFIRIEAYLE, encoded by the coding sequence GTGGAAGACTTTTCAGATGGTATCGACTATGAAAAATGGCGTCACTATGCAGATATTAATGTCGGACGCATACAAATAGTTGATGGACGATTACGCATGGATAGCTACCATACCACTGACTCTCTTAACGAATCAGTACTCACGGTTGATCTATCTAAGGTGATATCTGCCGAATTGAGTTTTCAACAGGCCAATACCGAAGATGTAGAAAACGAACTGCCTATCACCTTCTCAGGTAAATACAAGGGTGATGGTGTATCTATAAGCATAGATGGATCGACATGGTATACAATAATCAGTGGGGCAGAGCTAAAGGTTACCAGCCTCACCTCATACACAATTGATTTAACCGCTAAACGTGAAGAGATTCGCAATACTTACGATCCTAATTTTGATTTCGGAACGAACTTACAAATTAAATTCCAACAGTTTGAATCGTATGGCACTCCCGATAAAGATCGTGATTGGGACAACATTCGTATCGATGCGATCTTGGAAGACCCAATCCTCACGATCGCGATCGACGATATACTCGAAGGCCACGGCATCAACCCAGCAACTATAAGTATCGATATTACGCCACGCGACGATCTCGATGTTATCCTCTCTGCCGACCCACTGCTAAATCTCCCGGCAATGGTTACAATTCCGGCGGGCCAGAAATCGGTCGAGTTTTCTGTCAGTGTTGAAGATGATAATGTCGCGCAAGGCGCTCGAGAAGTTACGATCAGCGCAACCACTGTCGAGCATAGCACCGACACAAAAGTAATTACCATTCATGATGACGAATCACCATACTCCGTCGTCTTCGACTTAGATGATAAAAGTGTGCTGGCAGATGGCGAGTTGACACAGCAAGTAATAGGTCTTGGTAGCGCCATTGAACCTAAATTACTACCCCAAGCAGATTGGCATTTTAATGGATGGGATAAGGACTTTGATGTCGTAACGAGCGACATGACAATTACCGCCGAATATCTGGCAAAGCACAACGTAACTTTCGATCTTGGTGATTATGGGACGCTCGCTGCTGGTGATCTTACTCAAAAGATTCCAGAGGGCGGCACTGCTATTGCGCCTGCACTATCTCTCACCGGAGAAAAGCTCTTTGCCGGATGGGGCCAAGATTACAGCAACATTACAAACAATCTGAGCATCACAGCCAATTATGTGGAACCCACGATGGCAACAATCAGCGAAACGAAGGTGCCCGGTAGCAAGCGCTATATTGCTACTTCAGGTTACTCAGTAAGCATCAGTGGAAACACTTCAATTGTTGGCGCAATCAGGGATGACAATACTGTAGATGTGGTTGGCGGCAGCGTTTACGTCTACGTTAGAAATGTTGTAGACTGGGTCGAGGAAGCCAGGCTTAACGCCAGCGATACTGAAAAAGGTGACAAATTTGGCTACTCGATTGATATCAGTGGAGATACCGCAATCATTGGCGCTCCCGGGCACGATTCCACTGGCTGTGCCTACATTTTTGTGCGTAATAATGGAGTCTGGACAGAACAGGCGAAAATCACCCCCTCGGATCAGCTGGAATGGCAAACTGGCTTTGGTGATTGTGTAGGTATCAGCGGAAATACTGCCGTTATCGGAAGTCTTCTCAATGCTAGCGTATATGTGAGGGATAGCCAAGGGAAATGGACTGAGCAGGCAGTGCTAAATTCCAGTGGCTCAGCGTCATCGTCTTTTGGCCGCGCAGTGGGTATAAATGATGATACCATTATTGTAGGAGCGCCCAGTGGTAAAGGTATTGCTTACGTATTTGTTCGTAAGGATAACATCTGGACCCAGCAGGCAGAATTAATACAAAGCGATCGGGCTGAGTCTAATGGGAATCCGGTAGTCAGCTCCTTTGGCTATTCAGTGAGTATTAGCGGTGACACCGCAGTAATTAGCGCGCCTTGGAAGGATTCTGGCAGCGCCTACATTTATGTCCGTAATGCCGACACTTGGACTGAACAAGCTAAGCTAGAACCAAGCGATGGTATGCTGGATGATCGCTTCGGGCAATCGGTGAGTATCAGCGGCGACATCGTGGTCGTAGGATCGTATCAAGATGGCAATGATAGCGGTAGCGCATATATGTTCATTCGCAACAACGACATCTGGTCAGAAAAAACCAAGCTAATGGCAAGTGACGCTGCAAAGAATGATAATTTTGGTCAATCTGTTAGCATCTGCGGCGATACTACAATCATTGGCTCTCCCAATGATGATGATTACGCAATTTCGAGCGGCAGCGCTTACATCTATGACCTTGTGGTTCAACCATTATTTGTCACCTTCAATCTAAGCAATAAAGCGATTCGCACTGGTGGGGGCGAGATAAACCAGCAGGTCCAGTATGGGGCTGATGCGTACGTTCCGGTTTTTACAACAAACCCAGGCTGGGTATTTGACGGCTGGGATGCAGACTTTGAACGCCTTACATTCGATAAGATTATCAATGGCCTCTTTAGTTATCAATCCATCGATTCAGACAGCGACAACATAATGGATGGATGGGAAATTGTTCATTTAGGATCCACCTCAGTCTCCGACGGGACAACGGATAGCGATGGCGATGGAGTATTGGATTACAGTGAATACGTTGCAGGCAGCAATCCACTCGATCCTCGCAGTTACTTCATGGTCGATGATGAATATATTTCAAATACGAATGGTCAGATAAGTCTTCGCGTTAAGACTAGTCGTGACATCTCCAATCGGAAATATCGAGTGCTCTACAGCCACGATATGAAAAAAGACTCTTGGATTGAACTAACCGAGACAAACATCAGTCCAAGATCCCAAGATTACATCGATGTTAGCTTCACCCCACCTGGCAACGGAACTGAATACTTTATTCGGATTGAAGCATACCTGGAATAA
- a CDS encoding YHS domain-containing (seleno)protein, which yields MKAFRTVLFFLTAAFILSMAHAESDSATQSNSPAQSSWSAQKRQAEFNLESGQLGIEGYDPVAYFSGEPKEGKKQLSSDYRGVTYRFANTANKAAFDADPAKYEPAFGGWCAWAMADDGSKVKINPKTYKIVDGRLFLYYNGFWGNTLKDWNQGDEDALVETADDNWRSATK from the coding sequence ATGAAAGCATTTCGCACGGTTCTCTTTTTCCTGACTGCGGCCTTTATCCTGAGCATGGCTCACGCAGAGTCCGACTCTGCAACGCAAAGTAACTCTCCAGCGCAAAGTTCCTGGTCCGCGCAAAAGCGTCAGGCTGAGTTTAACCTGGAGTCGGGGCAACTCGGCATCGAGGGTTATGACCCGGTGGCCTACTTTAGCGGGGAGCCCAAGGAGGGTAAAAAGCAGCTTAGCTCCGACTACCGGGGGGTGACGTATCGCTTCGCCAATACGGCAAACAAGGCTGCCTTTGATGCCGACCCGGCTAAATACGAACCGGCGTTCGGTGGCTGGTGTGCCTGGGCGATGGCCGACGACGGCAGCAAAGTGAAGATCAACCCCAAGACCTACAAGATCGTCGATGGCCGGTTGTTTTTATACTACAACGGCTTCTGGGGCAACACGCTCAAGGATTGGAATCAGGGCGATGAAGATGCGCTGGTGGAGACGGCGGACGACAATTGGCGGAGCGCGACGAAGTAA
- a CDS encoding transporter codes for MRKIAYSNKVAMAAICGLFATNISNAEEAAFANTIRPITNPVYFDSALPQTQIHPIFLYQNMPSSISTQLGDVPLGGNFQLYAVQAELALNERLSLVAAKDGYIVFNPDNTLVNASGFANLAAGLKYAFIYDPAEELVVSGQAILELPTGNTDVWQGGKYYSITPSVGVLKSWDDFQLSTETGFIISTNSNGSSSFFTSAHASYSFFDMFHPLVEVNYLQVINPGNGASRFSPQAGGAVPAIVNFEGGDLVNFGASNSNVYSAIVTGAIGFRITPMESIELGAAFEIPLTQTSHNLMQNRITLDAVWKF; via the coding sequence ATGCGTAAAATAGCATACTCCAATAAAGTAGCCATGGCTGCCATCTGCGGCCTTTTTGCAACCAACATCTCCAATGCTGAAGAGGCGGCATTCGCGAACACAATTCGCCCAATTACCAACCCAGTTTACTTCGACTCCGCCCTTCCCCAAACACAGATTCACCCAATCTTCCTCTACCAAAACATGCCGAGCTCGATCAGCACCCAACTCGGCGATGTGCCCTTGGGAGGCAATTTCCAACTATACGCGGTACAGGCAGAACTCGCCCTTAACGAGCGCCTCTCACTGGTTGCTGCAAAAGATGGCTATATCGTATTCAACCCCGATAACACCCTCGTCAACGCCAGTGGTTTCGCCAACCTGGCAGCCGGTTTAAAGTACGCATTCATCTACGATCCGGCTGAAGAGTTGGTTGTCAGCGGCCAAGCAATCCTAGAGCTTCCCACTGGTAACACTGACGTGTGGCAAGGCGGCAAATACTACTCGATAACCCCATCGGTTGGCGTGCTGAAATCCTGGGACGACTTTCAGCTAAGTACCGAAACCGGCTTCATCATTTCGACAAATAGCAACGGTAGCAGCTCATTCTTCACCAGCGCACACGCCAGCTATAGCTTCTTCGACATGTTTCACCCTTTGGTCGAAGTGAATTACCTTCAAGTGATTAATCCCGGCAATGGCGCATCACGCTTCAGCCCGCAAGCTGGTGGCGCAGTCCCAGCCATCGTTAACTTCGAGGGCGGTGATCTGGTCAATTTCGGGGCGTCTAACTCCAATGTTTACAGTGCCATTGTCACCGGTGCCATTGGCTTCCGCATCACCCCGATGGAATCGATAGAGCTCGGTGCCGCTTTTGAAATTCCTCTGACCCAAACCAGCCACAACCTGATGCAAAACCGCATCACGCTGGACGCAGTTTGGAAATTCTAA
- a CDS encoding PEP-CTERM sorting domain-containing protein translates to MKLSIPLLTSTLLLAAATSATATVLVFDDFGTDVTGALNGRTPTTGPNDWVGYSGSPGYGWQITDGAAGYGSLSSLNGMAGIELGANYFDTNPGIYELTVHYTLNSTVGTTWIGFGFAENFPTSSNSGLYQTGTSEGQPWAFMRNNGEINVRAGGAASSDLISQGGFDVTDFEYKLVLDTTVAQWTVDAFYNDTQLDLNGGAIGSTYTYTSGNPTSIGWVGVSASNNVSGTIQSITLEQVPEPQTYALLAGLGALTLAVYRRRR, encoded by the coding sequence ATGAAGCTTTCGATCCCCTTGCTGACTTCAACGCTTTTGCTGGCTGCTGCCACGAGCGCCACCGCAACCGTTCTCGTATTCGACGATTTCGGGACTGACGTGACTGGTGCCCTCAACGGACGCACCCCAACAACCGGGCCCAACGACTGGGTAGGCTATTCCGGCAGCCCGGGCTACGGCTGGCAGATTACCGACGGTGCCGCCGGCTACGGCTCCTTGTCTTCCCTCAATGGCATGGCGGGCATCGAATTGGGCGCAAACTACTTTGACACCAACCCCGGCATCTACGAGCTCACCGTTCACTACACACTCAACTCTACCGTTGGCACCACTTGGATTGGTTTTGGCTTTGCGGAGAACTTTCCCACTTCCAGCAATTCCGGCCTTTACCAAACCGGCACTAGCGAAGGGCAGCCCTGGGCATTCATGCGCAACAATGGCGAGATCAATGTCCGCGCTGGCGGAGCCGCCAGTTCCGACCTCATTTCGCAAGGCGGCTTCGACGTGACAGACTTCGAGTATAAGCTCGTTCTAGACACCACCGTGGCCCAGTGGACCGTGGATGCGTTTTACAACGACACCCAGCTCGACCTCAACGGCGGTGCGATCGGCAGCACCTACACATACACCAGCGGCAACCCGACATCGATTGGCTGGGTAGGTGTCTCCGCCTCAAACAACGTCTCTGGCACGATCCAATCCATCACATTGGAACAAGTCCCCGAGCCCCAAACCTACGCACTGCTCGCCGGTTTGGGCGCGCTGACGCTCGCGGTTTATCGGCGTCGTCGGTAA